One genomic region from Sphingobacterium multivorum encodes:
- a CDS encoding histidine phosphatase family protein, with protein sequence MFEKKTIITVQHPESIHHLNGMVGSWTDWELTELGRQQAENIATNLQLEFGDKNFSLYSSPLRRASETAEIIGEAFGRNPQFMKALKERNLGRAVGQSVQWLKDNIENQELTCFDRCFSDAESRYDVWQRLKPLYENICYGEEEYALLVSHGDTLGIFHVMWLGLDVEMLDKIQLAGRSAGVTILQQSTTGKRVISKLGDMSYQL encoded by the coding sequence ATGTTTGAGAAGAAAACTATCATCACTGTACAACATCCCGAATCTATCCATCATTTAAATGGGATGGTCGGTTCGTGGACAGACTGGGAGCTGACAGAACTTGGAAGGCAGCAGGCGGAAAATATCGCCACTAATCTGCAATTGGAGTTTGGGGATAAAAATTTTTCTCTGTATTCATCGCCACTTCGCAGAGCCAGTGAAACTGCCGAAATAATCGGAGAGGCCTTTGGGCGCAACCCACAGTTCATGAAGGCGTTAAAGGAAAGGAATCTAGGCAGAGCGGTGGGGCAGTCGGTACAATGGCTGAAGGACAATATCGAAAACCAAGAGCTAACCTGCTTTGATAGATGCTTTAGTGATGCAGAATCTCGTTATGATGTTTGGCAAAGGCTGAAGCCGCTGTATGAAAACATCTGCTACGGGGAGGAAGAATATGCGCTATTGGTCTCGCACGGAGACACTTTAGGAATATTCCATGTGATGTGGTTGGGGCTGGATGTCGAGATGCTGGATAAAATACAGCTTGCGGGCCGCAGCGCCGGTGTTACTATTCTTCAACAGTCGACCACAGGAAAAAGAGTCATCAGTAAGCTGGGGGATATGAGCTATCAATTATGA
- a CDS encoding alpha/beta hydrolase, which translates to MKQLRTLFLLVLLSCGMLIGYAQHQDHRPTYVLVHGAWHGGWCWQAVAQQLTDAHYRVYTPTLTGLGERKHLIEPSVDINTHIQDIVNLIEMEDLHDLYLVGHSYAGAVIAGVADRIPSRLHKLIFLDAMIIEDGQSPISLQPKAVQEIQLKNIQRKENFAPFDVALFGVTAPGMVSWVKERLSAQPFGTFAQRLHLKNKYGNGLPLVYIACTDPQLPIMKEMSEKVRADHTLNWHYREIATGHDAMLTAPTKLADMLVTLVD; encoded by the coding sequence ATGAAACAACTGCGAACTTTATTTCTGCTTGTCCTGCTAAGCTGCGGCATGTTAATTGGATACGCTCAACACCAAGATCATCGGCCTACCTATGTGCTAGTTCATGGGGCCTGGCATGGCGGCTGGTGCTGGCAGGCCGTTGCACAGCAGCTCACCGATGCTCACTACAGGGTATACACCCCGACGCTGACGGGGCTTGGTGAACGTAAACACCTGATCGAGCCTTCGGTCGACATCAACACCCATATCCAGGACATCGTCAACCTGATCGAGATGGAAGATCTGCACGATTTGTATCTCGTTGGCCACAGCTATGCCGGTGCCGTGATTGCCGGAGTTGCCGATCGCATTCCCTCACGATTACACAAATTGATTTTTCTCGACGCCATGATTATTGAAGATGGCCAGAGCCCCATTTCATTGCAACCCAAGGCAGTGCAAGAAATTCAGCTCAAAAACATTCAGCGGAAAGAGAATTTTGCACCTTTTGACGTTGCACTATTTGGTGTTACAGCCCCCGGCATGGTTTCCTGGGTCAAGGAAAGGCTCAGCGCACAACCCTTTGGCACATTTGCACAGCGGCTGCACTTAAAAAACAAGTATGGCAATGGATTACCCTTGGTCTATATCGCATGTACCGATCCACAGCTGCCCATTATGAAGGAGATGAGCGAAAAAGTGCGCGCCGACCACACACTCAACTGGCACTATCGGGAGATCGCGACGGGCCACGATGCCATGCTCACAGCACCTACAAAATTGGCTGATATGCTGGTGACACTGGTGGACTAA
- a CDS encoding winged helix-turn-helix transcriptional regulator, producing MATPRKKQSTNTENLQTLAQACDVNEVLLQIALRWKMQILYCIAADVSQFSTLKKMFPTLSDQVLSKRLKELKEESLVVTEEIENTVPPQIRYSPTEKGKELLKIILNLHHWGLKWKTTGNNYCQVHSESDQDRVF from the coding sequence ATGGCAACACCCCGAAAAAAACAATCCACCAACACGGAGAATCTACAGACTTTGGCACAGGCATGTGATGTGAACGAAGTACTGTTGCAAATAGCGTTGCGTTGGAAAATGCAGATTCTATACTGTATTGCAGCGGATGTATCGCAATTCAGCACCTTAAAAAAAATGTTTCCGACACTTTCAGATCAGGTACTGAGCAAACGTTTAAAGGAGCTGAAAGAAGAATCGCTTGTCGTTACCGAAGAAATTGAAAACACCGTACCGCCTCAGATACGCTATAGCCCAACAGAAAAGGGTAAGGAACTGTTGAAGATTATCCTGAATCTGCATCACTGGGGGCTAAAATGGAAAACTACAGGCAATAACTATTGCCAAGTGCATTCGGAAAGCGATCAGGATCGCGTTTTTTAA